In Capillibacterium thermochitinicola, a genomic segment contains:
- the ytvI gene encoding sporulation integral membrane protein YtvI: protein MPVSDVCLNRVVAVAVPKQIRLNIVFFLCIFLLFLLIKYLFPLVRPFFFGLIIAYLIEKPVTLLGRWCGFPRQPAVIIVLLLTLCFLGLGLTLFFAGLYQETKELLLVLPTQIQRLGQGWERLKMELAARLQLPEDFWQYDRLWMENLRNAVSSLLARVLNVFRGFPVFLFNLLLSGFTAYFLSRDRDKIRRFFFSFFPFHWRQTISTLHRQTLATGWRFLKTQLLLAMITGLLSMVGLAVLGFTKPWVVGSLLGLLDFLPLVGPALVYLPWIGWQLAVGKMRSACFLTCLFLFTLGIRQLLEVRLVGATLGLHPLLVLASLYIGVKTLGVGGLLFGSIFCVLIRTLYQGLFTYNLKNVLGLNQGD, encoded by the coding sequence TTGCCCGTTTCGGACGTATGCTTAAACCGGGTGGTGGCGGTGGCGGTTCCGAAACAAATCCGTTTAAATATCGTTTTTTTTCTGTGCATCTTCCTGTTATTTTTACTGATCAAATACCTTTTTCCGCTGGTTAGACCCTTTTTTTTCGGGCTTATAATTGCCTATTTGATCGAGAAGCCGGTGACTTTGCTTGGCCGGTGGTGTGGTTTTCCGCGGCAACCGGCGGTTATTATTGTTTTGTTGCTTACCCTCTGCTTCCTTGGTCTTGGGTTGACCCTTTTCTTTGCCGGACTTTACCAGGAGACCAAGGAGCTTTTGCTGGTGTTGCCGACGCAGATCCAGCGCCTAGGTCAGGGCTGGGAACGCTTGAAAATGGAGCTCGCCGCCCGGCTGCAATTGCCGGAAGATTTTTGGCAATACGACCGGTTGTGGATGGAGAATCTCCGGAATGCGGTCAGCAGCCTCCTGGCCCGGGTTTTGAATGTATTCCGCGGCTTCCCCGTCTTTCTCTTCAACTTACTACTCAGTGGTTTTACCGCCTATTTTCTTAGCCGGGACCGGGACAAAATTCGGCGCTTCTTTTTTTCCTTCTTTCCTTTCCACTGGCGACAGACGATCAGCACCCTCCACCGGCAAACCCTGGCGACTGGGTGGCGCTTCCTCAAAACCCAGCTATTGCTGGCGATGATTACCGGACTGCTTTCGATGGTGGGCTTGGCGGTGTTGGGTTTTACGAAACCTTGGGTGGTCGGAAGCCTCCTCGGCCTTTTGGATTTTCTCCCCCTGGTGGGCCCGGCCCTGGTTTACCTGCCTTGGATTGGATGGCAACTGGCGGTGGGAAAGATGAGGAGCGCTTGCTTTTTGACGTGTCTTTTCCTTTTTACCTTGGGCATCAGGCAACTGCTCGAGGTTCGGCTGGTCGGGGCGACCTTGGGTCTCCATCCGTTGCTGGTCCTCGCCTCATTGTACATTGGGGTTAAGACCTTAGGGGTTGGCGGGCTATTATTTGGGTCCATCTTTTGTGTGCTGATTCGTACTTTGTATCAAGGTCTGTTTACCTACAATCTGAAAAACGTTTTAGGCTTGAATCAAGGTGATTAA
- a CDS encoding 1-deoxy-D-xylulose-5-phosphate reductoisomerase: MQKNLVILGATGSIGQQTLDVVTRVLAADFRVYGLSAHNRGDRLAELIRKHSPRKAVVTNSEQYEEVLAATAGWEGELLSGPDGLLELVTDPAVDVVVSAVVGAAGIQPTLAALQAGKKVALANKESLVAAGELIMAALKGESSAELIPVDSEHSAIFQCLQAVTETDLKQVHLTASGGPFARWTVEEMKTVTPEAALAHPTWRMGGKITIDSATLMNKGLEVIEAHWLFGLPYDRIKVVIHPQSIIHSLIELVDGSLLAQLGPADMRLPIQYALTYPERKANPFSRLDLYQLSDLQFYPPDFKRFPCLELAYAAGKAGGVLPTVLNAANEEAVYAFLGRRIGFLAIPRLIERAMNAYERGSSQSLDLDTILAVDAWTRRLTRQFIARESG, translated from the coding sequence ATGCAAAAAAACTTGGTTATTCTGGGTGCCACGGGGTCGATTGGGCAGCAAACCCTGGACGTGGTGACCCGGGTTCTGGCCGCCGACTTTCGGGTTTATGGCCTTTCCGCCCACAACCGGGGGGATCGCTTGGCGGAACTGATCAGGAAACATTCTCCCCGCAAAGCGGTGGTGACCAACAGCGAGCAGTACGAGGAAGTTTTGGCCGCAACGGCCGGTTGGGAAGGGGAGCTTTTGTCCGGCCCCGACGGCCTGCTTGAATTGGTGACCGACCCGGCGGTGGATGTAGTCGTCTCCGCGGTGGTAGGGGCCGCCGGCATCCAACCGACGCTTGCCGCCCTGCAAGCCGGGAAAAAAGTAGCCCTCGCGAATAAGGAAAGCCTGGTCGCGGCCGGGGAATTGATTATGGCCGCGCTCAAGGGGGAAAGTTCGGCGGAGCTGATTCCGGTGGACAGTGAACATAGCGCCATCTTCCAATGCCTTCAAGCCGTCACGGAAACGGATCTAAAACAAGTGCACCTCACCGCTTCAGGGGGGCCCTTTGCCCGCTGGACAGTGGAAGAAATGAAGACCGTTACTCCTGAAGCGGCCCTGGCCCATCCCACTTGGCGGATGGGCGGGAAGATCACCATCGATTCGGCCACGTTGATGAATAAGGGATTGGAAGTGATCGAAGCCCACTGGTTATTCGGTCTGCCCTATGACCGGATTAAAGTGGTCATCCATCCGCAAAGCATTATCCACTCGCTGATCGAGTTGGTCGACGGGAGTCTCCTTGCCCAACTGGGACCGGCTGATATGCGGTTGCCGATCCAATATGCTTTGACCTATCCGGAGCGGAAAGCGAACCCCTTTTCCCGGCTTGATCTGTATCAGCTTTCCGATCTCCAGTTCTATCCCCCCGACTTTAAACGGTTTCCCTGTCTGGAGCTGGCCTACGCCGCCGGCAAAGCGGGGGGTGTCTTGCCGACGGTCTTAAACGCCGCCAATGAGGAAGCGGTCTACGCGTTTCTGGGGAGACGGATTGGTTTTTTGGCCATTCCCCGCCTGATCGAGCGCGCGATGAACGCCTATGAGCGGGGGAGTAGCCAAAGCCTTGATCTGGATACCATATTGGCAGTGGATGCTTGGACCCGCCGGTTAACCAGGCAGTTTATAGCCAGGGAATCAGGCTAG
- a CDS encoding M50 family metallopeptidase — MSWTTIPVFILLFGFIVLIHEGGHFFCARLFGVTVHEFAIGMGPAVFRTKRKGVVYSLRLIPFGGYVKVAGMEIVLEGKAAKPQPGERLFRDLSYGKKILMMLSGPLSNILCALLTFIFIAAVLGLPTQLQSERAVIGFVEPNSPAYEAGLAAGDEIVAINGQPVTKWTQLAGLIHRAANQRLRIEFVRGGQHFVRELMPIYDATLEVARIGIYPAYAVEKLPWPAAVRYGVTITAQQLVAIPVSILRMLAGQMRPQFIGPIGMAGMIDQALKSGLYLFFTMVASFNLFLGIFNLLPIPLPLLDGGWIVIFLLEGLRGREFKAEHKIVAQVIGLVLIMAFYLTVVGADLNSMLRRLLPKG; from the coding sequence TTGTCGTGGACGACAATACCGGTTTTTATCCTTCTTTTCGGGTTTATCGTCCTGATTCACGAAGGAGGCCACTTTTTTTGTGCCCGTTTGTTCGGGGTCACGGTTCATGAGTTTGCCATTGGCATGGGACCAGCCGTCTTCCGCACCAAACGAAAAGGGGTTGTCTATTCTTTACGCCTGATCCCCTTCGGGGGTTATGTCAAAGTGGCGGGGATGGAGATTGTCCTGGAAGGGAAAGCGGCTAAACCACAGCCCGGCGAACGCCTCTTCAGGGACCTTTCCTATGGAAAGAAGATCTTGATGATGCTCAGCGGCCCCTTGAGCAATATCCTTTGCGCCCTTTTGACCTTTATTTTCATTGCGGCGGTCTTAGGCTTGCCCACCCAGCTCCAAAGTGAGCGGGCCGTTATCGGTTTTGTGGAGCCGAATTCGCCGGCTTACGAAGCCGGGCTGGCGGCCGGGGATGAGATTGTTGCCATCAACGGGCAACCGGTTACGAAGTGGACGCAGCTGGCCGGTTTGATCCACCGGGCCGCCAACCAAAGGTTAAGGATCGAGTTTGTAAGAGGAGGACAGCATTTTGTCCGGGAGCTTATGCCTATCTACGATGCCACCTTGGAGGTGGCCCGGATCGGCATTTACCCGGCTTATGCCGTAGAAAAACTTCCCTGGCCTGCCGCCGTCCGGTACGGGGTGACCATCACTGCTCAGCAGCTGGTGGCGATTCCGGTCAGTATCCTTAGGATGCTGGCCGGTCAGATGCGGCCGCAGTTTATTGGGCCGATCGGGATGGCGGGGATGATCGACCAGGCTTTAAAGTCCGGTTTATACCTGTTCTTCACCATGGTGGCCAGTTTCAATCTTTTTCTCGGGATCTTCAATTTGTTGCCGATTCCTTTACCCTTGCTGGACGGCGGTTGGATTGTCATCTTTCTGCTGGAGGGGTTAAGAGGAAGGGAGTTTAAAGCGGAACATAAAATCGTGGCACAAGTCATCGGATTGGTCTTGATTATGGCCTTTTATCTTACGGTGGTTGGTGCCGACCTCAACAGTATGCTCCGGCGTTTGCTGCCGAAGGGTTAA
- the ispG gene encoding flavodoxin-dependent (E)-4-hydroxy-3-methylbut-2-enyl-diphosphate synthase, with protein sequence MERKQTRPVRVGNLVIGGGAPIVVQSMTNTDTRAVAATLGQIEALAAAGCELIRVAVPDQEAAAKLKEIVRYSKLPVVADIHFDYRLALAAIDAGVAKIRLNPGNIGGADRVRTVVRAAKANGVALRIGANAGSLHRDYLTRYKGDVIQAMLASVEDQLALVTADGFDQIVVSLKSSDVVETIEVNKAFAKRWDFPLHLGITEAGIRWRGTIKSAVGLGILLQQGIGDTIRVSLTGDPRHEVTAAYEILKALHLREHGPVVVACPTCGRCQIGLEELVEGVEELVQDLPYPLHLAVMGCVVNGPGEAARADLGIAGGKEAGLIFRNGEILRKEKQPRLLPAFAEELARLIREKYGVNLKFNQADFRLEELEEEEGGKS encoded by the coding sequence ATGGAAAGAAAGCAGACCCGGCCGGTCCGGGTTGGGAACCTGGTAATCGGTGGCGGGGCACCAATTGTGGTCCAGTCGATGACCAACACCGACACGCGGGCGGTGGCGGCTACCCTTGGGCAGATCGAGGCGTTGGCCGCGGCCGGTTGCGAATTGATCCGTGTTGCCGTTCCGGACCAGGAAGCCGCGGCCAAGCTCAAGGAGATCGTCCGGTACTCAAAACTCCCCGTGGTCGCCGATATCCATTTCGATTACCGCCTGGCGTTGGCGGCGATCGACGCCGGGGTGGCCAAGATTCGCCTGAACCCGGGGAATATTGGCGGGGCCGACCGGGTAAGGACCGTGGTCCGGGCCGCCAAAGCCAATGGCGTGGCCTTGCGGATCGGGGCTAACGCCGGTTCGCTGCACCGGGATTATTTGACGCGCTATAAAGGGGATGTGATCCAGGCGATGCTGGCGAGTGTGGAGGACCAATTGGCCCTGGTTACGGCGGACGGCTTTGATCAGATTGTAGTCTCGTTGAAATCATCGGATGTGGTGGAGACCATTGAGGTTAATAAGGCCTTTGCCAAGCGGTGGGATTTTCCCCTCCATTTAGGCATCACCGAAGCGGGCATCAGGTGGCGGGGCACGATCAAGTCCGCGGTCGGGCTGGGGATCTTGCTGCAACAGGGGATCGGCGATACAATCCGGGTGTCGCTGACCGGGGATCCGCGGCATGAAGTGACCGCGGCTTATGAGATCCTAAAAGCTCTCCATTTACGGGAACACGGTCCGGTGGTCGTGGCCTGTCCGACCTGCGGACGCTGTCAGATCGGCTTGGAAGAATTGGTTGAGGGCGTAGAGGAACTGGTTCAGGATCTGCCTTACCCGTTGCATTTGGCGGTGATGGGGTGTGTGGTGAACGGCCCCGGCGAAGCCGCCCGGGCGGATCTCGGGATCGCCGGTGGAAAAGAAGCAGGATTGATCTTCCGGAACGGCGAAATCCTTCGCAAGGAGAAACAACCCCGGCTACTTCCGGCCTTTGCCGAGGAGCTGGCCCGGTTGATCCGGGAAAAATATGGTGTTAATCTAAAGTTTAATCAGGCCGATTTCCGGCTGGAGGAACTAGAGGAAGAAGAAGGAGGTAAATCATGA
- a CDS encoding proline--tRNA ligase — MRYSQYYIPTLREVPSEAELDSHKLMLRAGMIRKAAAGIYSFLPLAQRVLKKIIRIVEEEMDRAGGMQVLLPIVQPAEIWHQTGRWDVYGDEMFRLQDRHGRDFCLGPTHEEMITTLLKNEVRSYRDLPLRIYQIQNKYRDEIRPRFGVMRAREFIMKDLYSFDRDEEGLNRSYEAMYEAYTRIFTRCGLKFRAVEADSGAIGGEVSHEFMVLAPAGEAVILYCEGCNYAANDEKATAALPETAAEPLLAVEKVATPNQATVAEVTAFLKVAPEKLIKTLFYKTESEFIAVLVRGDDDLNEIKLGNLLNQPYWLAAPEEIAEKLGLPVGYVGPVGLKEKGVKVFADLRIQTMKNAICGANEQDFHLRHVNLERDFTVDTFADLRLAKAGDACVHCGQPLQETRGVEVGHIFKLGTKYSSALNATFRDEDGVEKPFIMGCYGIGISRIMAAAIEQNNDENGIKWPLPIAPFQVIILALGEEQKAAAEQIYRELTAAGVEVLYDDRDERPGVKFKDADLIGIPLRLTVGPKSLAQGEVEVKVRMTGEDFRWPLAEITARVLAYIKEHDPVGA; from the coding sequence ATGAGATACAGCCAGTACTATATTCCAACCCTGCGGGAGGTCCCTTCCGAAGCGGAACTGGACAGTCACAAGTTGATGCTGCGGGCCGGGATGATCCGGAAAGCTGCGGCGGGGATCTACAGCTTTTTACCCTTGGCCCAACGGGTACTGAAAAAGATCATCCGCATTGTTGAGGAAGAGATGGACCGGGCGGGCGGGATGCAAGTTTTGCTCCCGATTGTTCAGCCGGCTGAGATTTGGCACCAGACGGGCCGGTGGGACGTCTATGGTGATGAGATGTTCCGTTTGCAAGACCGCCACGGACGGGATTTCTGCCTGGGACCCACCCATGAAGAGATGATCACCACTCTGCTCAAGAACGAGGTCCGTTCCTACCGCGACCTGCCCTTGCGTATTTACCAGATTCAGAACAAATACCGGGACGAGATCCGGCCGCGTTTCGGAGTGATGCGGGCCCGGGAGTTTATCATGAAAGACCTCTATTCTTTCGACCGGGATGAGGAAGGGTTAAACCGGAGCTACGAGGCGATGTATGAGGCCTACACAAGGATCTTTACCCGCTGCGGTCTAAAGTTCCGGGCGGTGGAAGCCGATTCGGGGGCCATTGGCGGTGAGGTGAGCCATGAATTTATGGTGCTGGCTCCGGCGGGCGAAGCAGTGATCCTTTACTGTGAAGGCTGCAATTATGCGGCGAATGATGAAAAAGCCACGGCCGCTTTGCCGGAAACGGCGGCCGAACCGCTGCTGGCGGTTGAAAAGGTGGCCACGCCCAACCAGGCGACGGTGGCGGAAGTGACGGCCTTCCTCAAGGTGGCTCCCGAAAAACTAATCAAAACCCTCTTTTATAAAACCGAGTCCGAGTTCATTGCGGTTCTCGTCCGGGGTGATGATGATCTTAACGAAATTAAACTGGGGAATTTGTTGAATCAGCCTTATTGGTTGGCCGCACCGGAAGAGATCGCCGAAAAACTTGGATTACCGGTCGGCTACGTCGGACCGGTCGGCCTTAAGGAAAAAGGGGTTAAAGTCTTCGCCGACCTCAGAATTCAGACGATGAAGAACGCAATTTGTGGTGCGAACGAGCAAGACTTTCATCTCCGCCATGTTAACCTGGAGCGGGATTTTACCGTGGATACCTTCGCCGATCTCCGACTGGCGAAAGCGGGTGACGCTTGCGTCCATTGCGGGCAGCCGCTTCAGGAGACCAGAGGGGTGGAAGTCGGACACATCTTTAAACTGGGGACCAAGTACAGCAGTGCGTTAAACGCGACCTTCCGCGATGAGGATGGCGTGGAAAAACCCTTTATCATGGGCTGTTATGGGATCGGGATCAGCCGCATTATGGCCGCGGCGATTGAGCAGAATAACGATGAAAACGGGATCAAGTGGCCGCTGCCGATTGCTCCCTTCCAGGTGATTATTTTGGCCCTGGGCGAGGAACAGAAAGCCGCGGCGGAACAGATCTACCGGGAACTTACCGCCGCCGGTGTGGAAGTACTTTATGACGATCGTGACGAGCGGCCGGGGGTTAAGTTTAAGGATGCGGATTTGATCGGCATTCCCCTGCGCCTGACGGTTGGACCGAAGAGTTTGGCCCAGGGCGAAGTGGAAGTGAAGGTCCGGATGACGGGAGAAGATTTCCGTTGGCCTTTGGCGGAGATCACGGCACGGGTATTAGCCTATATCAAAGAGCATGATCCGGTCGGTGCTTAG
- a CDS encoding glycosyltransferase family 2 protein has product MIRLEVAAVIPAYNEAKNIGRVLAPLRGCSELSQVIVVSDGSTDQTAAVARKMGAQVIELPKNKGKGAAVMAGVAATTAEVILLLDADLIGLTAQHVKTLLEPIFTQEAMMTIGCFSGGRLATDLSQHMAPKLNGQRAIRRELLVAHPELAQSGYGFEVVMNRLAQVNRYKVVWVDLPHLSQVLKEEKLGLARGVAARMRMYWQILRALVTVKLQ; this is encoded by the coding sequence GTGATTAGGTTGGAGGTTGCTGCCGTTATTCCCGCCTATAACGAGGCGAAAAATATCGGCCGGGTCTTGGCGCCGCTCCGGGGCTGTTCCGAATTATCTCAGGTGATCGTGGTGAGCGACGGGTCAACGGACCAAACTGCCGCGGTGGCCAGAAAGATGGGGGCCCAGGTGATTGAATTACCAAAGAACAAAGGAAAAGGGGCGGCGGTGATGGCGGGAGTCGCGGCGACCACGGCCGAAGTTATCCTCCTCCTCGACGCCGACCTGATCGGGTTAACCGCCCAGCATGTGAAAACCCTGCTTGAGCCCATCTTTACCCAGGAAGCGATGATGACGATCGGTTGTTTTAGCGGAGGACGGCTGGCCACCGATCTTTCACAACATATGGCACCAAAACTTAACGGGCAGCGGGCGATCCGGCGGGAGTTGTTGGTCGCCCATCCCGAGTTGGCCCAGAGCGGATACGGATTTGAAGTGGTTATGAACCGTTTGGCCCAGGTTAACCGGTATAAAGTGGTCTGGGTTGATCTTCCGCACCTGAGCCAGGTGCTCAAGGAGGAGAAGCTGGGACTGGCGCGGGGGGTTGCCGCGCGGATGCGGATGTACTGGCAGATTCTCCGTGCTTTGGTCACGGTTAAACTGCAATGA